TTGTTTCTGCCTTAATCACAATTCAgtcttttttctgcatttgatgagttttgttttcttcccatCATCTCCGTCTGGTGCTGAGCGCTTGTCAGGATATGCATCTTTGTTCACTGTCCCAATAATTAAAGTTAGAGTCCACCTGTTCCATTTTTATCACACATTTATCAGAAAGCAACTTTGATAATTCCCATAAATTCACTGGAATTGTAGCCTTTCAACCTCCAACAAGTTACTTTTCAGGATGGATAAATGATGTCATAGTATATTATTCACAAGTAGAAATTAAtctaaataaaaccagaaacGGGAAAATAGTCACATTTTATATGCAGGTTTTGACTTTAGGGTCCTACAATTACTTGATTTAATGAAGACAACGTACATTTTTTAAACAGAGAAACAAACCTTTTTCCAGGTGATGACAGGTGTGGGAACACCCATGGCTTCACAGCTCAGGTAGACCTGAGAGCCGGTAACATTGTACACCTCACCTGGAGGTGTGACGAtgagtggagctgcagccatcaaCACAGCATTAGTTTGAGTTTGAACATCAAAACAGACTCAGACAGGATGAAACAGGTCATAATTAAAGGTAAAGCCTCCGTGACCTCAGAGGAATTCAGTTTGCTATGAACAAGATCACTGCAGCTTTTCAAAAGAAAGGAATTCTATGTTTGCTCAGAGGGATGTAGGTCGATTAATAACACTGTTACTGTCAGAGAATTCAGCAGCAACAAGTTCAAATAAGCCCTAACCTGTGTTGACTCGAAGGAACCCTTTCTTCCAAAGTTTATCTCACATTGATTTGTGGAGAAAATCATGTCCAATTACCTGTGAAAGCATATTTTTACACATTCTTTTTGTATCGTTCCTTCATGTCTGCATTGATTAATAATCATAATTTCATATTGGCCCAAAACTGTAACAAACATTTCTCTAattaaagatgaattgaattgaaatccATTTTCAGGTCTAAACCTCTCAGCAACAACATTTTGTAGCAGTGCATCCTAAATATTTAATTCAGTATTTTCTATTCTTTATGCTTACGTAAATGGGGCAGGGGATCTGAACATGTTCTATCGTGCTAGAACCTGTTCTCGAAGCTTGTGCTAGCATGATGACTAAAGTCCAGTTGAGCTGGGTTGGAGAAGATTCAGTCCTGTAACAAGTATTTCCTGGGGTTTGCAGACTCACCTGTTGCACAGCGACCCTTGTTCTGGACAGTGATtggttctctgccctgctcctgTGCTGTCAGGCTCGCACTCCTCAACCCGCAGCCATTCCTGTACGTTACTCCATCTGTTCCGCAGACTTCATAGTTGCTCTTGCACCCACATACTCCCagtttgttcttcttctccttgttgATTTTGATGCACTCCAGTCCAGAGCCGCAGCGGCGCCCACCTGCATGGCGTCTGCCGCAGGCCTcaccctctgcagcagcacagacggAGCAGCAGCCGCAGTAGTCCAGCACTGAACCCATGTGGCACCCCTCCACTGGGAGAGGGGTGCACAAATCCGGCTTACATGGGCCACATTCCAGAGCTGTTAGAGCAGGTAGAACCAACAGTACTGGAATTATAACGCGTGAGAAAGACTTCATAATGGTCcgct
This genomic stretch from Takifugu flavidus isolate HTHZ2018 chromosome 9, ASM371156v2, whole genome shotgun sequence harbors:
- the igfbp7 gene encoding insulin-like growth factor-binding protein 7, which produces MNRSGIRAPGGGATAVLLRSWSLDHTRVKLFTLADTQTERTIMKSFSRVIIPVLLVLPALTALECGPCKPDLCTPLPVEGCHMGSVLDYCGCCSVCAAAEGEACGRRHAGGRRCGSGLECIKINKEKKNKLGVCGCKSNYEVCGTDGVTYRNGCGLRSASLTAQEQGREPITVQNKGRCATAPLIVTPPGEVYNVTGSQVYLSCEAMGVPTPVITWKKVLSVKKLELLPGDRENLAIQTRGGPQKHEVTGWVLISPLTKEEGGSYECHATNAKGEASAVGAIHLVESSDDIIVKKATKEE